TTTTCACCTCCCGCACCGATGGGACCGCTGAGGGGCGACGGCCGGGACGGCGACTGGCGGTGTTTCGCCTCGATCTGGAAACGGGCAATATCGAAGGTCCGCTGGTTCAATCTGACGTCGCTGACGTTGATCAGTTCATTCTCGATTGGCGGACCAATGAAGTCATCGGCGTACAATGGTTTGAACGCCGCTTGCAGACGGTCTGGTTTGACCGGGATCTGGGCGCTGTCCACGCCTCGCTCTCCGCCCGTTTTCCGGACCATGATGTCAGCCTGACGAGTTGGGATCGCGCTGGCGAGATGATTGTCGTGCGTCTGGACGGGGGCGGGACTGCGGGTCAGTACCACCTGTTTGATGCCAACAATGGCGACCTCACCCTGCTTGGGGCGGTACGTTCAAGTGTGCCTGATGATCGCGTTCATCCGGTCCGGACTGTGGATTACACGACGTCGGACGGGCTTGACCAATTTGCCTATCTGACGACGCCGAACAACCGCGAGCCAGATGGCCTACCCTTGGTGCTCCTGGCCCATCAGGGACCAGGGTATCGGGACCATGGCGGTTTTGATGTATGGGCGCAGTTCCTCGCATCGCAGGGCTACGCGGTTCTGCAACCGCAATATCGGGGCTCGGCCGGTTTTGGCGCTGACTTTGCCCAACTCAGCCGCGGCGCCTTGGGCGGCGGCATGTATCAGGACCTGATCGATGCGCTCGATCAGGTGATAGACGACGGCGTTGTGGATCCAGGCCGGGTATGTCTGATGGGAGGCGATCTTGGCGGCCATGCGGCGCTTATGGGCGGTGTGCGATCACCGGACCGGTTTCGATGCGTGATCGCATCCGACCCCATTGTCGACATGACGCAACGCGTGCGTGAAGAAAGGCGCCGCAACATTAACATTCAGAAGCGATTCTGGGCCGAGCGGGTCGGGGGCGATGATGCTTATGCCCCTGACCGGTTGCGGGCCATCTCACCGCTGCAGCACGTTGATCCTGATACGGCGCCGATGCTGATATATACCAACGAGCTTCAGTCATCCGGGGGCCGTGGCCTCTCGGAGCGCATGGACGATATGGCAGAGGCACTTGAAGACAATGCCGTGCCTCATTTCGTTGTTACCGTGATGAAACTTCCGGGGTGGTGGCAAAGCCGCCGCCGGTCGCCTCCGCTGGAGGTCATGATGACGGTCGGTCGATTTCTGAACGCCTACAATCCGGCGGGCGAACCCGAACCCTGACCTCACAAGCTGGGATGAAGTGATGTCCCGGCATCCGGTCTGGTCCACCAGAATGAGGGCCTTTCAGCTCGTACCCATCCCTCACATCCGTCGCGGCCGGAAGGCTGCCGGGTCCATGCCGGCCAGCTCTACCAAGTGCACCACCAAGGCCACGCACATTGCAGCTGAGATGATGGCGATCAGGGTCCAGGGGATGAGGCGGGGGCCGCGTTCGGGTCGGACCGGTTGTCCGGATCGCCAGCGGGCGATGAAAAACAGTCCGAGGCAGAGGGCAAGACCGGTGAGCGTGGGGGCAAGGGAGAGATACATGGGCTTCTCGTCATCGCACTGACGCCGTGCTCGGTTTTCTCCCACCGATGTGGGTCTGTCAGGAGTTGGCGCAAGGCCCGCGCTGCGGCAAGTGTCTGCAGCAGCCAATAGGCCGGCATCCCGGCCAGGTCGCGGATGCGGACCGGCAGTCCGGCCCGGCGCATGGCAACTGCCGCACAAGTGATGGCACTGGCATAGCCGGCCAGCATGAAGGCGAGGGCGGGCAGGCTGGCGGCCTCGGGTCCGGCCCTCGTAGCGAGCGCGATCAGACAGGCCAGGCTGAGCGGGGCATGCAGGAGCGCCGAGGCCACTGCGCCGCCCAGCACCAGCATGCCCGGCCAGACCCGTCGCCAGGGCGTGTCCCGGCGCACCGCCAGCACGCCGATCGTCTGGGCGTAGCCCTTGATCCAGCGGGTCCGCTGCTTGACCCATGGGACCAGTCGCAGCGGTGCCTCTTCCAGGGTCTTCGGCTCGATCAGGCCGCAGCGATAGCCGGCCGCGTGCAGGCGAAGGCCGAGATCGGCATCTTCGGTCACATTCCAGGCATCCCAGCCGCCGACCCGTACAAGGGCGTCGCGCCGGAAATGATTGCTGGTGCCACCCAGTGGCAGCGGCCAGCCGAGGCGTTGATAGAGCGGCAATAGCGCGTGGAAATGGGCGGCATATTCCAGTGCGAACTGGCGGGTCAGCCAGGTCTCCTCGCGATTATACCAATTCAGTGGTGCCTGGACGCAGGCCAGTCTCTGATCGGCAACCCGAAAGGCCTCCGCTGCTCGCCTCAGTTGGTACGGGTCCGGACGGTCCTCGGCATCATGAATGGTGACCAGCTCGGAGCGGCACAAACGCAGGGCATAGTTGAGGGCGCGCGGCTTGGTGCGCGGATTGCCGGGCGGCACGATGATGATCTCGAACCGAGGGTCGAGTGCCATCCGGCGGGCGACATGGATGGTTTCCGTATCGTCGGCCTCGAGGACCAGTTTGAATGCGACACGGTCGGTCGGGTAGTCGATCGATGCCAGACCCCGGGCGAGGTCAGGCAGGACGGCAGCCTCGCGGTACAGGGCGACCATGATGGTCGCGGTCGGCAGATCGCCATCGGCGCAGCCTGGCGCATCCAGCCAGGCCGGCTTCGCCAGCACCGCAGCGAGACGCAGGACGATCAGGCCTGTGAACAGGGCGCAGCTGACAAGGCTGGCAATCGTCAGGGTCAGTGTCGGCACGGTGATCGCCATCAGGGCCAGGCCGGCCAGGGCGATCAGGGCAGCGCGCCCCATGCGACCCGAAGTCGGTCCGAAGGCACTCAGATCCGGTCTGCGGACCGACAGGCCGAAGGCAGCCTGGTGCGCCCACAGGGTGGCAAGATTGTCCGGCAGGCGCGCCCGGCGTGTGGGATTGAAGGCGTGGCCGCCACGGGGCCGGGCCGACCGTCTTGGCCGGGGCTGGTCGGCGGCTACATGCCGGATGTCATTGTCGAGCAGCGCCATGCCCGGCCTCCTGCCACCTCTCATGCGGGCAGGAAAGCATAATTGCATCCTTAAGGCGAGTCGCTCGACGCTACAGCTTCGGATTGATGCACTGGACGAAGCTGGGTTGCAGCAAGTCCGCTTCGGACAATTCGAACACGCAGGCGGTTGCCGTGGGGTAGCCCATCGGCAATTGGCGGGTCGCACCGCACCGCTGGGCCAATTTGTGGGCGAAACCGCCAATGCCGGGGTTGTGTCCAACGAGCAGGACGGTCTTCGATGGGCCAAGCACCTCGCGACTGGCCCGCTCCAGCATGTCAGTGGATGCGTGATAGAGCACCATCGGATCTTCCAGTGTTGGCGATCCAAGCTGCGGCAGCAGCTGGTCGAAGGTTTGCCGGGTTCGCCAGGCCGGTGAAACCAGGGCGATGTCCGCCTTCAGGTCGAGTGCCGCCAGGGCATCCGCTACATCGCCGGCGTCGCTCCGCCCGCGCGGCGTCAGCCCGCGCTGGAAGTCGTCCTCGGCTTCAAGGCGGTCGACCGCCTTGGCATGTCGCATCAGGATCAGGGTGGTTGTCATGGTGTCCGCGGGTTGAAGCGTGGGTCGACGGGTTCACATTTGATTGCGCCGACCGGACCGAGGGTTGCACTCTGCCCGCTCAAGGCGCACCTACTCCTAGGCCAGTTTCATCGCGTTTTGAACCGAGGAGAAAATCATGGGTCTGTTGTTGGGTGATATCGCCCCGAATTTCCAAGCCGAGACGAGTGAAGGGCCGATCAGTTTCCACGACTGGATCGGCGATGACTGGGTGATCTTTTTCTCTCACCCGGCTGACTATACCCCGGTCTGCACGACCGAGCTGGGCTTTACTGCCCGGTTGAAAGATGAATTCGCCAATCGCGGGGCCAAGGCCATTGCCCTGTCGGTCGACAGTGTCGAGGACCACAAGGGCTGGATCAAGGACATTGAGGAAACCCAGAATGTCCGCATGAATTTCCCGATCATCGCCGATACTGACCGCAAGGTGTCCGAACTCTATTCGATGATCCACCCCAATGCCGATCCCAAGCTGACGGTGCGCTCGGTGTACATCATCGACTCCAACAAGAAGATCCGCGCCACCTTTACCTATCCGCCCAGCGCCGGCCGGAACTTCAACGAAGTCCTGCGCCTGATCGACAGCCTCCAGCTGACCGATGGCTACAAGGTCGCCACGCCGGTCAATTGGGCCGATGGCGACGACGTTATCGTGGTGCCATCGATCTCCGACGCTGAAGCCGACAAGCTCTTCCCGGCCGGCTACAACAAGATCAAGCCCTATCTGCGGGTGACGAAGCAGCCGAACAAGGTCGACGAGCCGGCGGAATAGACCGACGCCGAAGAGAAGACTTGAAGAGGGCGCCCGGCCAGCCGCGGCGCCCTTTTTAGCGGCCTGCGTTGTAAAGCACACTTGACGACAAGCTGACTTTACATCATATAGTCAAGTACGCTTTACAAACCTGAAGGAGGCCCCGATGACAATGCGTGACTGGATGAAGGATTTTGGAGATGCCGGCGAGACGCCCAGCCTTGTCTCCCTGGCCCTGTTTGCGGTGGTTTTTCTGCCAACGATCTTCCTTGCGGGAATGGTCGGCCCGTCCCTCGACATGGTGCGCGAGATCATCGGCGGCCTGTCCACCGAAATGAAGATTGCCGGCATCACCGTGTTCATTCTGGGCCTGATGGCAATCGCCC
The window above is part of the Maricaulis maris MCS10 genome. Proteins encoded here:
- a CDS encoding peroxiredoxin, whose amino-acid sequence is MGLLLGDIAPNFQAETSEGPISFHDWIGDDWVIFFSHPADYTPVCTTELGFTARLKDEFANRGAKAIALSVDSVEDHKGWIKDIEETQNVRMNFPIIADTDRKVSELYSMIHPNADPKLTVRSVYIIDSNKKIRATFTYPPSAGRNFNEVLRLIDSLQLTDGYKVATPVNWADGDDVIVVPSISDAEADKLFPAGYNKIKPYLRVTKQPNKVDEPAE
- a CDS encoding glycosyltransferase family 2 protein translates to MALLDNDIRHVAADQPRPRRSARPRGGHAFNPTRRARLPDNLATLWAHQAAFGLSVRRPDLSAFGPTSGRMGRAALIALAGLALMAITVPTLTLTIASLVSCALFTGLIVLRLAAVLAKPAWLDAPGCADGDLPTATIMVALYREAAVLPDLARGLASIDYPTDRVAFKLVLEADDTETIHVARRMALDPRFEIIIVPPGNPRTKPRALNYALRLCRSELVTIHDAEDRPDPYQLRRAAEAFRVADQRLACVQAPLNWYNREETWLTRQFALEYAAHFHALLPLYQRLGWPLPLGGTSNHFRRDALVRVGGWDAWNVTEDADLGLRLHAAGYRCGLIEPKTLEEAPLRLVPWVKQRTRWIKGYAQTIGVLAVRRDTPWRRVWPGMLVLGGAVASALLHAPLSLACLIALATRAGPEAASLPALAFMLAGYASAITCAAVAMRRAGLPVRIRDLAGMPAYWLLQTLAAARALRQLLTDPHRWEKTEHGVSAMTRSPCISPLPPRSPVLPSASDCFSSPAGDPDNRSDPNAAPASSPGP
- a CDS encoding SixA phosphatase family protein, giving the protein MTTTLILMRHAKAVDRLEAEDDFQRGLTPRGRSDAGDVADALAALDLKADIALVSPAWRTRQTFDQLLPQLGSPTLEDPMVLYHASTDMLERASREVLGPSKTVLLVGHNPGIGGFAHKLAQRCGATRQLPMGYPTATACVFELSEADLLQPSFVQCINPKL
- a CDS encoding alpha/beta hydrolase family protein: MKTVFDNCVAALVAGLFAIVGMPVTAQEVTPLTAADYSGSDDISDVQVSPDGTRIAYIGRGEGHDRIIVVMPIGDDSEPLIVRPTRSGGLTHLRFLSDNRLWLQLGEHGNEGRFFSVVSAYVLDVRTRLFTTMPTNSRLAIAAADDDGRVRVWNNPFSARSSGFLDRQVSGVGFGLSSIALDDAEDVREVLRPSDYTYVLDASGDPVVRVRFAEGRRYTAEVWARASGEPHRRSRDNGWSRRFSERPAVENVLRFGGRRWDEMSPVIERVGGLGGSGRYLFFTSRTDGTAEGRRPGRRLAVFRLDLETGNIEGPLVQSDVADVDQFILDWRTNEVIGVQWFERRLQTVWFDRDLGAVHASLSARFPDHDVSLTSWDRAGEMIVVRLDGGGTAGQYHLFDANNGDLTLLGAVRSSVPDDRVHPVRTVDYTTSDGLDQFAYLTTPNNREPDGLPLVLLAHQGPGYRDHGGFDVWAQFLASQGYAVLQPQYRGSAGFGADFAQLSRGALGGGMYQDLIDALDQVIDDGVVDPGRVCLMGGDLGGHAALMGGVRSPDRFRCVIASDPIVDMTQRVREERRRNINIQKRFWAERVGGDDAYAPDRLRAISPLQHVDPDTAPMLIYTNELQSSGGRGLSERMDDMAEALEDNAVPHFVVTVMKLPGWWQSRRRSPPLEVMMTVGRFLNAYNPAGEPEP